AAATTTTTTAATGTGTTTTTCGCTCAGTTTGGATTTGACCTCCACCACGACCAGCATTTGATCGTTGATCACGGTCAGATCCAGTTCCAGGCTGTCACCAAAGCGGCGGGCAAGGCGATTTGGACTGACTTCATGGACCGGGATGCCGCGTTCGGCAAACAGGGTTTCACAGGCCGGGGCAACCATACTCTCCACGTACTCTCCCAGACGATTGCCCAGTTCACCGATTTGCCTGTCCACCCGGTCAATCTGTTCGTCCACCCGGTCAAGATGCTCATCCATCCGGTCAAGGCGTTTGTCCCTCTCGATCATTTGGGCATCGAATCTTTTGCTGCTCTCGGCCAACTCGTCCAGTTTTTTTTGGATACGGGCGTGTTGAACCAGCGATTCTGCCTGAAATCTGGCATTGATTTCTGACATCTGTTTTTCTCGTTCTGCGATCTGATCGAAAGTCGCCCAGATTTTGTCATAAACAGCTTGATGATCCATGA
The genomic region above belongs to Magnetococcales bacterium and contains:
- a CDS encoding DUF3782 domain-containing protein → MDHQAVYDKIWATFDQIAEREKQMSEINARFQAESLVQHARIQKKLDELAESSKRFDAQMIERDKRLDRMDEHLDRVDEQIDRVDRQIGELGNRLGEYVESMVAPACETLFAERGIPVHEVSPNRLARRFGDSLELDLTVINDQMLVVVEVKSKLSEKHIKKFLKKLPKVPLFFPTYAGMRIMGAMAAMVVPDQVAKQAMKSGLFVIAPSGDSVRLLNPVAFKPRLWNNTSHLS